Below is a window of Humulus lupulus chromosome 2, drHumLupu1.1, whole genome shotgun sequence DNA.
TCTAATATTTTGTTCCAGAAGCCAATTTTGTCTCTATTCATACTCTTAATTCTAAAAGACCATAGAGATAGTGGCAAACCACGCAATtagattgaataaaataataagaaatgAAAGTGAATTAATCGAAACCAGATATGCTAAATTTGTTTACACACATTCACAAAACCCCCCTTTCTTTTACCACTTTTTTTCCCCTCTTTCTATTTGGGCAAGCACCCTGCAAACTATAACTCCAGAAACTTTtcttaattacaaaataaatgcgATATATTGTTTGCTAGAAGTAACAAAAGATatttaagaaaaatgaaaatgaaattCTCTATCTACTTTGATTGTTTCGAAAGAAGCTGAAATCCCAACGACGAATCAAACCATCCATGACATTGCCCGCAGGGTTTCGTTCCACCGTTAATGTGGCTTTTGTATTTGCTGACAAATCAGTTTCTGGAGCGCTTTGGGTGCTTGACGAGGTAACATTTTGAGTAGGCTGCCCTGAGCTTCCAGATTCTTTGGCAGGAGTTTTATGCCTGGGATCAGAAATGTGAGTCTTGGTTACTGAATTTGATGTAGATTCTGCTTTCAACGACTCACGTTGCTGTACCAAAGTGGAAATAGATTCCGTCTTCAACGAGTCCTTCTGCTCTACAGAAGAAGCAGCACCCGGTTTGTCATCTTTCTGTGAAATTTTTGAAGAATGTGATCCAACAATTGATGGTGATTCGTCCCCGTGTGGTTGTGGATGTCTCATATCCAAATCTTTCAATGACAACAGCATTGCTTCCATGATCATCTAAAGATGTTGAAAAAACTCACGTTATTTCAAACACAACAAGCACATCAGAGGACTAATGTGAAAAGATATTATAACTCAACAGTGTAATCACCTTTTCTTCCTCTTCCACATCGGTTGGAAAACCTGCCAAGTCGTCGAGTTCATATTCTACGTATTGATCATCATCCATTGTTGTAGGAACATGGGGTCCACAGGGATCGCCATTGGTGAATTCAAAACTTATCATTTTGGAAGATGACGAGCAGAGATCGTCATCACATTTTTGATCCTGTAGAATCAAGTTAGAAGACTTGGTTCAGTTTTCATTGCAGTACTCTTTTAAGTTTCTCACATTACATTATCATTTATtaacatattataaaaatatgATCTAAGCTACTATGCgcacaaatatatatatgtttatatttatagATAGATAGATCATGTTATAAAAATATGTTCTAGGCTCCTAAGCATTCAAACACAGAAGTACTAATGTAACTATGCATAACACCAACCTAGACCTCTACAATTCATGAACAGCTGTTGCCAAGACAAGAACTATACCTTATTTTTGGATTGATTTTCTGTAGATGGGATATCCGAAGGAACCTAAGCAGGAGCCAAAAAGAAAATAATGAGTATGCCTTCATTAGGCGAAGTGGTATGCCTTCCAAACCTTTCACATCTGTAACATTTTGACATCTGAGCTAACCCAAACCAATTGCAATAACTAACCTCTGTCCGACTCATAGGTCTTCTTGAACGAAGTTTCTCGATGGCGTCTTGAGTGCTGCCAGTTATCGGTTCTGCAAGCAATAAACAAGTTGAAGATTAAGAAAGTAGTTCCTATcgaagatattataatatttgcagtCAAGCAGTAGAAGAGACACCAAGTTTCTATGTCATGCCTGATGATGGACTTGAAAATTCAAGGTCACGGCCATGGTCTACTGGAGGCGTCATTCTCCAACCAACCTGAAATTGCAACAATCAACTATCCTCTATCtagaaaaatattatattataatatgaaagtCAAAACAGATATTAAACGTTGTTTTATTTACCTTACCAAAGTAATCCTGCATAGAGTCAAAAAAAGCTTCCCCCACCTCATCCTCAGGAGGTTGCAAGACATtatggaaaaatatatttatagagtCAAAGTAAAACTGAGGTCTTGGAGAGTTGTGATCTCCCTCGAATTTGATAATATTTTTGTCTCCCTGCAAAAATATTCATAGAATCACAAGCCCAACAAGACATTAAATACATCCATCCAATGCCAAACCAAACACGCCTAAAAGTCATAACCAACAGCAGGCATCAACAAACAGAATACTAATTTCATTGCTGACCATCAAAATATGAATGCTCAGAGACAACCAAAATGCAATTTGCTAGTTTCTTTGACTTGATACCCAAGGTCATTGCCAGAAAATTTTGAAATTTCAGTTTTGTTTGGTTTAGAAGAATTAGGCTAAAAATATGAAAGGCATATTATTTCATAATTTTTCTACTAACAAGAAAAATACTTACAACATAAGCCTCAAATATACGATCTGAATGGTGGGGCCGAATAAAATCATCATCAGTAGCATGCCCAAACAGAACTGGAACAAAGCATGTTTTCGCTACCTACATAGTGTGAAAACAAATCAAATCATTTTCACAagaacaagaaaagaaaaaataacaaTATGATAAAAGAAAATTATAATAACTCCATCCATATTGTTCATATAATGCCATCAATAATGTACGAGCAACATTTCACTATTTTTTAATTCCATGTTTTGAATTATTTCATGCATGTTCAGAGAAAGCTGAGTGAATTCATATTTTGCCATCAACAATGAGCACAAAATCATACATCTGGGTGCTTTTCTTTTTCCCTTAGACACATCTCAAAGTTATCAAGAAGAAGTTCAAACCCAATAGATAAATAAAATCATTTAGAGGTTAATACCTTAATGGTGTTCAGACCAGTTATGTCAAATTTTGCCTTTTTCTGGATAGCTCTTCGCATATATTGTATTGCAAACTTGACCTACAAAAAGCCAAATAGAGAAAGTTAATATTGAGGAAACCTTTCACGGAAGATACACAATTGAAAGTTTACATAGAAATATACTTACAGTGAACTTCGGTAAACGGACTTTGTACGTATCCACCAGTTCCATCATCAAGTCAACCAAATCAGAAAAGGGACTATCAAGAACCATTCCAGCTATTGAAGGATCCTCAGCTCCATACATAAGGCTGTGCAGAATAGCATAAGCTGTTAGTAGAAATGGCCTACACTATAGCAGGACGCCTAAGTTAATGAGGAAAAAGAAAAGGTTAATGATATGAATTAATCCAACTGTATTTTCCAACTATTGTTTACTTAGTATGACTACTCTATTGCTTTGTTATGCATAGCTCCTAAAATGCTGCATATTCCATATATGAGAAATGTCTACGGAAAAAGGAAAGAGAGGTAAACCAAGCCTACAAGTGAGGTGAATAATGCACTTGGTGTACTAGCTAGCTATTGGCACACAAAAAATAGACAAATTAATCGTCATTCAATTAAAAACCTTTGTTAATCTTCAATGAAATTATGGAAAGATGATATTTAATTTTGCATGAACATTTTACATTTTTATTTGTTTGCATTTTATAAATGCAAGCTTAcaggaaaacactaagtgaatgAATGAAACTGAAACCTAGTGACTGCACCCATTGAGCGGCCCCACAAGCCTATCATAGAGACATTTCCATCTGCTCGCAAATAATCAACCACAGCTCTTAGATCATCCTTCTGCAAGGAAGACACgaggagaaagaaagaacaagATTGTCATACATATGCATGTTATGATATAGAATACATTGTGGAAAATACCAACATGCAAAATGCCAATCCACTAGTAAAGGATCGATAAGGAATTTTCAGTTCCTTCACAAATGAAGAGCTTTGAGAAATAATTTGGAAATGCATCTACTAAGTTTGAGAAAAAGGGTCATGAAACGTCTTATGTAAATTTGAGTTGATTACACTGTATCTCTTGCTTCAATTCATGTTAGACACATGATTTTATGTGGCTTATAGTTTAAACACACAAACACGAAACAGTACGCACAAAATTGCATTATAAAGACTTTTAATTACGCTTAAACTTCTAATGTCATTTCATTCACGCTCTTTGGAAGCATCTGATATGATCAGCATGCTTTTAGGTAAAACTTCAGATGTCACAAAAGATATACTTTCACATTTTGAACTATCATCATCATTTAAGTTAAAGGCAGCATCAGAGATGACTACCATTCCATAAAAATGGCCTAAATGATCAGTTATGTCACTTGATGCATGTAACATGGGTTTGAATTTAGATAATTTCTATTCTATGAGCATACTTCATTCCACCCAAGAGTAACGTGATCTCCTCCAGAGATACCAGACCCCGAGAAATCAAGGGTGAAAACTGTAATGTTTGAAGGTAGCAAAATAATAGCTGCTTCACTGGCATCAGCCCTGCACCCACTGCAAACATAGTGTTGCAGTTAGTAAAAAACTAAAGATAATTCTATCATATTAGCAGGGCTGATGATCAATAAGTTAAGCATAAACATTAAATGTTGATTAAGTGAACatttacaaaatatattttttatttaaaagaaattcATTTTTCACTGGTCTCGTGAATCATGACATCTTTGTAGATTTGTGAAATGTTGTGATACTAAAGGTTGCAAATCGAAGTCAATTGGGTAAGCACAATAATTACATACTACAGAAGCATATGTAAAATTCTGGCAGTACAATAAACTTGAAAAGGGATTAAGCTGTAGTCACATTGCAAACAACAGCATGGGCAGTAATCACTATGAGACACAATAGAGTGCATCATTAATTTTCCATTACTTACGAGTAAGTCTAGCGCCAAGTATAGGAAAGCAAAACAATTTTTATTCTCAGCTATGACAGGGTCAATATCAGAGACAAAATGCTTTGAGGTTTGTGCATTATTATATCAGTCATGAATGATCGAAACCTTGAATCAAGAAATTACCTGTTTCCATGGCAGTATATTACACAGGGCAGAGGCTTTCCTTCAGGACTAACAATGGGAACATAATGACTACACCGAAGCAAATCTCCTCGACTATTCTTAACCTGCAGAATATTCAAAATACTTTCTAATGAAAAGGAAGAAATCACTAAAAAAAAATCCTGTATTATAGTTTATATGCCCAGGTAAGATAAAATCCCTTTCAGTACCAAAGCACATAACACAAGTACAGCACTCACTAATGAATTCTCTTAATAATGTATATGAAAGAAATCCCATATTCTAATATGGGTTACCATATTCTTTCAACAGCCAAGTTTCCAAAAACAAGCGCTGATTTTCTATAGCATCTGACTTACATACAATATGGGAAGCAAAAATCCATGATAATACAAATCTTGAATAAGAAATACTACATATAATACTGAAACTCACCTCCAAATCTTTCCTTTGATACCATTTTCCCCTCAGCATAAACTCTTGTTCCAATAGATCATGTTTTGGATCATACTCAGCCCTGCAACCCAAAATGGATAGACCCAACAATATTTTCAGCTCAATAAAGAAAAAACTAAAGGTTTTAATTCCAAGTAGAAAATAAATCAACAAGGTGATATATTATATCAAATTTGAGCATATTAACCCTTCATGTTGAATACGTTACACAACaatattttaaacaaaaacacGTTCAAATCAAAGCAAACTAGATCTCAACTTCTTTACAAAGGGGAAGAAAAGTGGAGTTATATAGTGCAAATCCCACGTGAATAATTCTACGCCAGTTTTAGAAAATAAACCAAAAATCTGTTATTTCCAACCAGAAAAATACTAAAATGAATTCTAGCATAATTCTACTTGCTCCCCCATAAATAAATTGGGCTCCTTCAAATTATGAATTCCAATCACCCAATACCATCATAGCAAAggctacaaaattaaaaaaacttcCAAATCCTAAAATTTCACCAAGACCCAATAATCAAGAAAGAACGAAGAAAACCCGTATAGAATTTTCGTGATATATATACTCAAAAGCCTCAAATTCTCCATTAAAAATAAACGCAAAGATTAATATACCTGGGAGGTCGAATGATAAAGTTGACGAGCTGCTCCATAGATTCAATATGAGGAAGGTGATTTCCTACTTTgctacctctctctctctctctctaagatgGCTTTTCAGTTTTTAAAAGCGCATAAAATATTACACACTATTAAAGaaatataaacatttatatatataatcaaaatagCCAAGAAAAAATTTGATGGGCAAAGAATAATTTATCAGaccaataatataaaaaattattttaaaaaaaaaacaaagaaacaacaagaagaagaagacgaaccTAAGAAGCTTAAGCTTATTGGTTGATTATTAATGGTGGAACTTTCAATTTATGCCTTcttttttaattcttttcttgcaattattaatatcaataactatgtattaattatatattctTCAATATCCGAGCCCGAGTCCGGATCCGACCCGTTTACACGTGTACAACCCGTTTCGTCATACAATTGACCTCCCACACGTgttatctctttctctctgtctACAGTCTGTTCTGATCTGAGTTCTGAATTTGTTGGACTTTGAACCAATGGGCTTTTTTTCTGGACTTCGATGACTGGGTCGAGGCCCAACTCATGATTGGCTTTTagaaattataatatttttttcaacaatattttataaaattatttgtgaaaataatattattaatatcaccttataaataatgattttttaataatattttataaattagcCTTCTAAATAAAGTGTGGATCAAACTtgacaaaatattaaactttGTATGTCAAAAATACTACTTTATAAAGATTTATAAAAATAggaaaactaaataaaattttatttatatcaTTTTACTCATAActcttattttataatataataataataataaatgtatcATGTCATTGAAAAGCTTATACCTAGTAATATAAAGGAAGGTAAATATTTTGAATTAGATCTAAAATAGTGACAAAGTTGTTTGTGTAAAAGTGGAGTAGGGTTATAAAGTtaattcttattttttatttaatagaaaaataaataaaaagaaaaatacaaatttagaTGCATTTAAAAGGGAATCtttaatttgaaaagaaaaaggtGGAGAGATCTTGGTGAGCAATAAAGTAAGGTTCTGTTAAAGTAAATGTTTTTCTTTTAAGGAAATTGATGATGTGAAACATCACCCACTTTTCCAAATTGTTGCACTAATAATATGTTTGTGTGTCAGATAACAAATATAAGAGAGAAATATATGTTTGCCCCtaagaatatttgtaacaaagAAGATCTCCTGTAATAAATAACCTATTTAATTGATAAATACCCTTTTCCGAAAACTCAAATGGAATTAGTGGCTTTCTTGCCTTAAATTCCAcccaaaaaaaataaagaaggtATACATAGAGCCTTGAGATAGTAGATTATGGCCAATGTGGCTCCCACCATATTAAGAAAAAGAATGTGtttaagaagctctaatttttttttttgctggaaGAAGCTCTAATTGGTTAGTTGGCTCTTTAATCAAAGTGTCTTCTATAGACAACATTCATGTCAAGTCAATGAACTATAATAATAAATAGGAGGAGGTCCCATTTTACCAAGTTAATATAGTTGGATTTGAGTGAATAAAACTATTCGTATTTGATTGTATATATAATGCTTGAACAATATTGTTTTAATAAcaactagtagtagtagtagtagttaccACTAATATTTTGCCTTGTTTTGACAAAGACAAGTGAAAAAGTAATGGCCAAATGTGAAAAGCATTCGATGGATTATAAGtttaaaaattgaaataataattataataaatggatttttttctttctaaaagtttaaatatgtatgattatgtctACTTTTTCATGTTTCAAATAATAAAGCAAGTAGCGACAATTGTTTCTTGCTCAAAAACATTATTATTTACAttaaaa
It encodes the following:
- the LOC133819293 gene encoding uncharacterized protein LOC133819293, encoding MEQLVNFIIRPPRAEYDPKHDLLEQEFMLRGKWYQRKDLEVKNSRGDLLRCSHYVPIVSPEGKPLPCVIYCHGNSGCRADASEAAIILLPSNITVFTLDFSGSGISGGDHVTLGWNEKDDLRAVVDYLRADGNVSMIGLWGRSMGAVTSLMYGAEDPSIAGMVLDSPFSDLVDLMMELVDTYKVRLPKFTVKFAIQYMRRAIQKKAKFDITGLNTIKVAKTCFVPVLFGHATDDDFIRPHHSDRIFEAYVGDKNIIKFEGDHNSPRPQFYFDSINIFFHNVLQPPEDEVGEAFFDSMQDYFGKVGWRMTPPVDHGRDLEFSSPSSEPITGSTQDAIEKLRSRRPMSRTEVPSDIPSTENQSKNKDQKCDDDLCSSSSKMISFEFTNGDPCGPHVPTTMDDDQYVEYELDDLAGFPTDVEEEEKMIMEAMLLSLKDLDMRHPQPHGDESPSIVGSHSSKISQKDDKPGAASSVEQKDSLKTESISTLVQQRESLKAESTSNSVTKTHISDPRHKTPAKESGSSGQPTQNVTSSSTQSAPETDLSANTKATLTVERNPAGNVMDGLIRRWDFSFFRNNQSR